In one Rutidosis leptorrhynchoides isolate AG116_Rl617_1_P2 chromosome 8, CSIRO_AGI_Rlap_v1, whole genome shotgun sequence genomic region, the following are encoded:
- the LOC139861098 gene encoding serine/threonine/tyrosine-protein kinase HT1-like, translating to MDSEANSWIRRTKFSHTVCHRLDSARLASFLTDVEPIRLSGVKTRPPPKTLPDPKPVIIHQNPVTNKYRTVTPPPKTSVPDTFKEARSNTKRFSTPHPQRVETEKGYKGKKLFQRNMTAVNLRSPPNGTSPLKQFNSMKISDKKKMKRDYSWSKLFDHGGGKVISVETVDDDRMVDLSKLFLGHRFAHGANSQLYHGIYKDEAVAVKIIRVPDDDENEELGVRLENQFAREVNLLSRLHNKNVIKFVAACRQPPVFCIITEYLSEGSLRAYLHKLEDNTGKEKEYLPLETLIKMSLDIARGMEYIHSQGVIHRDLKPENILINQDFQLKIADFGIGCEEAYCDFLADDPGTYRWMAPEMIKRKSYGRKVDVYGFGLILWEMVAGTIPYKDMTPIQAAFAVVHKNLRPCIPVDCPPAMRALIEQCWSSQPEKRPEFWQVVKVLEEFESLIARDGNLNLLQHPTSLDHKKGLRHWIQKLGPHHQHQHQHQHQNNTPTPKPRFS from the exons ATGGATAGTGAGGCTAATTCTTGGATCAGAAGAACAAAATTTTCTCATACAGTTTGTCATAGGTTAGATTCTGCAAGATTAGCCTCATTCCTAACTGATGTTGAACCGATTCGCCTTTCGGGTGTGAAAACTAGACCACCTCCCAAAACTCTTCCAGACCCTAAACCCGTTATAATCCATCAAAATCCCGTTACGAATAAGTATAGAACGGTAACCCCGCCACCCAAAACCTCGGTTCCTGACACCTTTAAGGAAGCAAGGTCTAATACGAAACGGTTTTCGACTCCACATCCGCAACGGGTAGAAACGGAAAAAGGGTATAAAGGGAAAAAGTTGTTTCAAAGAAACATGACAGCAGTTAATTTGAGGTCTCCTCCGAATGGTACTAGTCCGCTTAAACAGTTTAATTCGATGAAGATTAGTGATAAAAAGAAGATGAAAAGGGATTATTCATGGTCAAAGTTGTTTGATCATGGTGGAGGGAAAGTTATTTCGGTTGAAACTGTGGATGATGATCGTATGGTTGATCTTTCGAAGCTTTTTCTTGGCCATAGATTTGCTCATGGTGCAAATAGTCAACTTTACCATGGAATTTATAAGGATGAAGCTGTTGCTGTTAAGATAATTAGGGTTCCAGATGATGACGAAAATGAAGAACTAGGTGTTCGACTCGAGAATCAATTTGCAAGAGAAGTTAACCTTTTGTCTCGCCtccataataaaaatgttattaag TTTGTGGCGGCATGTAGACAACCACCTGTTTTCTGTATTATTACAGAGTATCTTTCAGAAGGTTCATTAAGGGCATACTTGCATAAACTCGAGGATAATACCGGAAAAGAAAAGGAATATCTTCCGTTAGAAACGCTTATTaaaatgtcattagacattgctcgTGGAATGGAATACATTCATTCACAGGGTGTTATTCATCGGGACCTCAAGCCCGAAAACATTCTAATAAATCAAGATTTTCAACTCAAGATTGCTGATTTTGGGATCGGTTGTGAGGAGGCGTATTGCGATTTCTTGGCCGATGATCCTGGAACATACCGTTGGATGGCACCCGAGATGATTAAACGGAAATCGTATGGACGAAAAGTCGATGTTTATGGGTTTGGGCTCATTTTATGGGAGATGGTTGCAGGAACTATTCCGTATAAAGACATGACTCCAATCCAAGCTGCCTTTGCTGTAGTTCATAAG AATCTCCGACCTTGTATTCCGGTTGATTGTCCACCAGCAATGAGAGCGTTAATTGAGCAATGTTGGTCTTCACAACCTGAAAAGAGGCCCGAATTCTGGCAAGTTGTGAAGGTATTAGAGGAATTTGAAAGTTTAATCGCTCGTGATGGGAACTTGAATCTGTTACAACACCCTACTTCTTTAGATCATAAAAAGGGGCTTCGCCATTGGATACAGAAACTTGGCCCTCATCATCAGCATCAGCATCAACATCAACATCAAAACAACACGCCCACGCCTAAACCAAGGTTTTCATAA